In a single window of the Gossypium hirsutum isolate 1008001.06 chromosome D02, Gossypium_hirsutum_v2.1, whole genome shotgun sequence genome:
- the LOC107909957 gene encoding putative clathrin assembly protein At1g25240 yields the protein MKLWKRAVGAVKDKNSIVVVYISRRNSFRNPELEAAIIKATSHDELHIDKRSAQVVFSWIRASPVSLGPLIWALSRRMEKTRSWVVAIKGLMLMHGIFHCKAPVVQMMQRLPFDLSTFSDGHSKPSKTWGFNSIIREYFAFLDQRAAIFLEQDNQNNNNKVEERLLLVQQLLKLEKWQSLLDLLLQIRPRAENMKVRLIMEAMDCVIIEIYDVYGIICNEIAKILLKIYSVSKHEAAMALRVLQKAMKQSEELSLFFEFCKEYGVLNATELPTVTRIPDEDVEELERIMNGVSVPEKTINYKEGFEEMNQMEMTAVVEEYTRGTLRTIITDKWVVFEENDEQQYGFSNETKIVAEDDADGSTEKKSQPQVGGETGSQPTAINN from the exons ATGAAGCTATGGAAGAGGGCCGTTGGTGCTGTCAAAGATAAGAACAGCATAGTGGTGGTCTATATTTCCAGAAGGAATTCCTTTAGGAACCCTGAACTTGAGGCTGCCATTATAAAGGCCACAAGTCACGATGAATTACACATTGATAAAAGGAGTGCGCAGGTTGTGTTTTCGTGGATTCGAGCGTCGCCCGTTAGCCTAGGTCCTCTTATATGGGCCTTGTCTAGGAGGATGGAGAAGACTCGGAGTTGGGTGGTGGCCATTAAAGGGTTGATGCTCATGCATGGCATTTTCCATTGTAAGGCACCAGTGGTTCAAATGATGCAGCGTTTACCCTTTGATCTTTCCACTTTCAGCGATGGACATTCCAAGCCCAGCAAAACCTGGGGTTTCAATAGTATCATCCGTGAGTACTTTGCGTTTCTAGATCAAAGAGCTGCCATTTTTTTAGAGCAAGATAATcagaacaacaacaacaaagtCGAGGAGCGTTTGTTGTTGGTGCAACAGCTTTTGAAATTGGAGAAATGGCAATCTTTGCTTGATTTGTTGCTTCAAATTAGGCCTCGAGCGGAGAATATGAAGGTTAGGCTGATTATGGAAGCCATGGATTGTGTGATCATTGAGATATACGATGTTTACGGTATAATCTGCAACGAGATTGCCAAGATTTTGTTGAAAATATATTCCGTAAGCAAACATGAAGCGGCAATGGCGCTTAGGGTTCTTCAAAAGGCAATGAAACAGAGTGAAGAGCTTTCTCTCTTCTTCGAGTTCTGCAAGGAATATGGCGTCCTAAACGCCACCGAACTCCCCACCGTTACTCGGATCCCTGATGAAGACGTTGAAGAACTTGAGAGGATAATGAATGGGGTTTCAGTTCCAGAGAAGACGATCAATTACAAGGAGGGTTTCGAGGAAATGAACCAAATGGAAATGACAGCAGTTGTGGAAGAATACACAAGGGGAACTTTGAGGACGATAATTACAGACAAATGGGTGGTTTTCGAGGAAAACGATGAACAACAGTATGGTTTCTCTAATGAAACCAAAATAGTAGCAGAAGATGATGCTG ATGGATCAACAGAGAAAAAGTCACAACCACAAGTTGGTGGTGAAACCGGTAGCCAACCGACGGCCATCAACAATTAA
- the LOC107909954 gene encoding protein BASIC PENTACYSTEINE2, with translation MDEDALNMRNWGYYEPSFKGHLGLHLMAERDKKPFIPGRDPNNLMVTTNAFHPRDCIVSEAPPIRMQYVRDTWISQREKLFNMLPPVTAPNYDILPETSATHSMPIWQPPPPPDASTRDESVIGRVEEPPASKEGVQSKKRQVGGDPKTPKAKKPRKPKDNTNSSVKPAKKSMDITINGYDMDISSISIPVCSCTGTAQQCYRWGCGGWQSACCTTNVSMYPLPMSTKRRGARIAGRKMSQGAFKKVLEKLAAENYDFSNPIDLRTHWARHGTNKFVIIR, from the coding sequence ATGGACGAGGATGCGTTGAACATGCGTAATTGGGGCTACTATGAACCGTCTTTTAAAGGACATCTTGGTCTTCATCTAATGGCTGAGCGGGACAAAAAGCCTTTCATTCCTGGGCGTGACCCCAACAATCTCATGGTTACTACCAATGCTTTTCACCCAAGGGACTGCATTGTCTCTGAGGCACCTCCTATCCGCATGCAATATGTTAGGGATACTTGGATTAGCCAGAGAGAGAAGCTTTTCAACATGTTGCCTCCTGTCACTGCCCCGAATTACGACATTCTTCCAGAAACTTCGGCTACTCATTCCATGCCAATTTGGCAGCCTCCTCCTCCTCCTGATGCTTCAACAAGAGATGAGAGTGTGATTGGTAGGGTCGAAGAACCACCAGCTAGTAAGGAAGGCGTTCAATCGAAGAAAAGGCAGGTTGGGGGTGACCCTAAGACTCCCAAGGCCAAAAAGCCTAGGAAGCCCAAGGATAATACCAATTCTAGTGTGAAGCCAGCAAAGAAGAGTATGGATATTACAATAAACGGGTATGACATGGATATTTCCAGCATTTCGATTCCAGTTTGCTCGTGCACTGGAACCGCTCAGCAATGTTATCGATGGGGGTGTGGGGGTTGGCAATCTGCCTGTTGCACCACAAATGTATCGATGTACCCTTTGCCAATGAGCACCAAAAGGCGCGGTGCAAGGATAGCTGGCCGGAAAATGAGCCAGGGGGCATTCAAGAAGGTCCTGGAGAAACTTGCTGCTGaaaattatgatttcagtaaCCCCATTGATTTGAGGACTCATTGGGCTAGACACGGCACCAACAAGTTTGTCATTATCAGGTAG